A window of Phragmites australis chromosome 2, lpPhrAust1.1, whole genome shotgun sequence genomic DNA:
tccgccgcctcctcaccagcctcgcctccgccgcttcctcctcctcctcgcccctCACTGCGGCGTTCAGGCTTAAGGTATGGAACCTCGGCTTCCGCCTCTGGAACGCGTGCGTCGACCGCGCCAACTCCACCGCCCTGGCGAGGGGCCCTGCCGCCAGGGTCGCGGAGGCGGAGATCCGGCAGGCGGCgccggagctcctcctcctcgctggCCTCCCGGACGTCCCCAACGCCGCTGCGAAGGCGGCCTCCTTGTTCCACCGCACCGGCCTGGTCTGGCTTGACCTCGGCCGCGCCGACCTCGCCTCCGCCTGCTTTGAGAAGGCCACGCCGCTGGTTTCTGCTGCCGAGACAAGAGAGGATCGGACCGTGCTCCTAGACCTCAACCTCGCGCGGGCGCGCACGGCGTCGGGCGCGGGCGAGCATGCCCTCTCCGTGGCGCTGCTGAGCCGGTCCAAGCCCCTCGCGGTGGCGTCTCCCGAGGGGGTCAAAGCCCTCGCCAAGGAGTACCTCCTCATCGGCAAGGCCGCCCTCGCCACGAAACCCTCGGATCCCGCCCTCGACGCGTCCAGCCTCCTTACCGAAGCGCTTGATCTCTGCGAGAAGGCCGCGGCCTCGCCCTCCTGCGGCACTCCGACAACCCCGAATCTCCAAGCGATCAAGGATCAATGCCTCCGCTTCCTCGCCGTCGAGCGTCTCCAAGCCGATGACTACGAGGGCACCCTGCGCTGCATCGGGGTCTCGAGGACCTCGCTGGGGCTTGGCGAGGAGCACCCGAGCATCGAGTTCATGGCGCTGCGCGCGTGTCTTGGCAGCGGGAACTTGGCGGAGGCCGGGAGGGAGCTCGAGAGGCTCATGGCGAACGCCGAAGCGCCGGACAGTGTGTGCGTGTCGGCGGCCGAGCTGTACCTTGCCAACGCGGGGCCGGAGGCTGCACTTAAAGTGCTCGCTGCGCTTGCCGCACGGTGCCGCGGCGAGGGTGCAGCTGCAGCCGCAGCAGTGAGGGTGGTGAAGAAGGTGGCCGAGGGTGCCGGCAGGGGGACTGGGCGCGCAAGAGCGATCGCTGAACTCGCGTCGGATGAGAGGGTGGTGGCGCTGTTCGATGGCCCTGCTAACGCCCATGAGCGTGGCACAATACATGCACTGCTGTGGACCTGGTTTGCATTCTATTACACCACCGAACTTCTATACTCTGTAAGAAAATGTGGGCGCCTGCTGAAGCTGGCATTTGGAATTTTGGGACAGTGCCACTGAGCATTTCCACGCAAAGAACTACGAGACCAGCGCGGACTTGATTGAGAGGTCGATGCTTTATGTTTCCCGCGACGAGGAAAGCAGATCCCGCCGCGCAGACTGCTTCCGAGTACTTTGCCTTTGCCATTTGGCACTTCGACATCTCGACCGAGCCCAAGAGTTCATCATTGAGGCCGAAAAGGTATTGATTATTCTCCTCGTCGCCTTGTTAAATGAACTCGTGTGATGCTTCTTATGTTTGGCTCAAAATATATATCTGTAGGTTGAACCCAATATCCACTGTGGCTTTCTGAAGGTAATGGTCTAATCTACACATGCTGTAAGTTTTACCCGGATCTCATTTTTGTTTTTAGCACTTTTTACTAATATAGATGAGTTTTTCAGTTTAAGATCCTCCtgcagaaggaggaggaagatgaggctATCAAGCTAATGAAGATCATGGTGGGTTATGTTGATTTCAACCCTCACTTCCTGACACTCTCAATTCATGAAGCTATTGCCTGCAAGTCTGTCCGTGTGGCAGTTGCTTCATTAACCTTCCTTCTGGGCCTCTACTCTTCTGGGAAGCCAATGCCAATGACTGAGGCTGCTGTCCTCCGCAACCTTATAGCCCTCCTCCTTCGTGAGCCAGCATCTGAGGCTGAGATCCTGAAGTACTCAAGACATGCCAAGCTACGGATGGCTGAACTTGGTGTGGAAGCTTTTTTTGGCAAGGGAACTGTGGGGCTGCGCGAACTGAATTGGTTTGCAGTCAATACATGGAATATGGCTATAAGGGTGGCAAATGAGAAGAAGTATGATTATTGCGCTGAGTTCTTTGAGCTTGCAGCTGAATTTTTGGGTTCAAGTAACGTTGAGGATGATGCAAACCGTCTTCTGGTTTGCAAATCATTGATTTTGAGTGTCAGTGGCATGCTCCATGCTGAGGAGCTAAACAAATCTCCATTGTCAGATTCTGACATTAAAAAGGGTGTTGAGATGCTCAGCAGAGCTGGCAAGGTAAACATTGAGCTTGCCAAATATCAAGAGCTACTGATATCTGTATGTTCTAAAGGATTTGATTTTCTCAGTTATTATTTTAATTCAGTTGTACTTGTACTGATGTGCAGCTATTGCCCTCGACTTGGCCTCCGGTTCTAGTGTCCTCTGATCACTTGGAGGATAACAACTTCCTGTTCCTCCATACGTTAAAATTCTACCAACTTCTTGACAGGATGGACACTAGAGCACACCCTCAGCAGCTCCAACTAGTCAAGAATTTTGTGGCATCTAAAGCATGTACACCAGGTCATCTTCTCAAACTCGGAGATATAGCTTCTCAAGGTACCCAACCGAACCTACTTGTTGCTGAATTTTCCCTAAAGGCCAGCATCACTACTGCCCTTGCCTCTCACTCGCCAAACTATGGGGTAATCAGCGCTGCCCTAAGGAAGCTAGTGTACCTTGCTGGGTTCCAAGACTGCAATGGTGATGCAGCCTATGATGTATTTCGACAAGCTTTCCAGATTGTGGTTGGACTGAGAGACGGTGAGTATCCATTTGAGGAAGGGAAGTGGCTTGCAGTGACTGCATGGAACAAGTCATTTTTGGCTGTGCGCCTTGGGCAACATTCAGTTGCTAGAAAATGGATGAAGATGAGTTTGGATCTCGCTCGGCATCTTGAGAGCATGAAACAGAATATAACAGCGATGGAGGAATACATCGAGCACTTTCAGAAGATATATGGTAAAGAACTTGATGAATGTAGCCAGCAAGATGGGGCACCAAGTACTAGTATGTCCGGTAGCGCGTCTCAACCTGTCCTAGTATAGAATTTGTGAATGGGGGCAGTTCACGGTTGGAGTGATAAACAGAGCATTTGTTTGAATGATATACACTCAAATTTGTTTCCATCTGATTGATGTGCGATCCAAAATTCTTTCGTTTGATTATGAAAGTTTTGCATCTATTTGATGATTTCTAGATTAGATGTGGATTCTTTTGTTGGCAGTATGGACATCTTTGAACTTTAGTAGGCACATCTATAGGAGAAAGTCAAAATTTGTCTGATATTTGACAATATCTCATTAACCATCTAGAAGCGTTGGCAGTAAGAGCGTCCTTCAATTTTACCATACTATATTGAATTATAGATGGCATTGCATCCAAATAATTGTGGCAGAAAGTTGGGGCTGAAGAGGACCAAAAAAGGAGAACTTGAAACATTCTACACAACCATAGACATATCTGACGTGCACTATTCTGAACATATCAAAGGGGGTAAAAGTGAATCCATTTCCATCACGGAATGACTGGTTTTGCTCTGTGAATACCCCTTTCCTTTTTTGTTATGGGTATTCTATTGCCTTACACAGGGACCAGGTTCTGATGGTGATGCACGACCATAACCAGCTAGTGGTGCAGCAGCTACCCCTCTTTGGTTCAGCAAACACCTGAAGCGTGCCAATCTTGATGTGACTGATCTTGGATCTTTTGCAAGCTTCCCAGTCTGAGTCCAGAGTCTCTCTTCAAGCCAATGCAATGTAAAGTAAAAAATTGCTCATCAGATGGTAGTGCATTCATGCAGTCCTTGGTATATTAGATTAGATGAGTATTTGCTGTCAGGTGACAAGCACATTTCATACTATCATAAGTTAAAAGGTTGCATGTATTTCTGCTTCTGTTACCGTGAATCATGCCCTTAAATAATATTATGATACATAGCAATTCATTTACTAACTTTGACAGTTTTTCTTGTGAGCAACTGAGCATTCATCACGAATCAACTCAGGATGTCAAATCTAACGGAATTGTGAATGTGGTTTTCTATCATTGTCCAACAACCTTCTAAATTGTGCATGCCTTTAAGAATTTGTACTATGCAGAATGATCTTCTGTTCTTTTAATAGAATGTTGTAGACCTGAACAGTGAGCATTTATCTGCTACCTTTTTTATTAGGATTTCTGCTGATATATCTAATTATGCTGTATGGGAAAGAATATCTACTGGGTTTTCAATGTGCTAAATTTTTTTCACCATATTTACATGGGTTCTGGATGCTGTATATATTGGGAGGAagttatcatttttagtataccaTATTGGAGTACTGTGCCACACACTATATATTTCCTagcttcataaaaaaaaatataggtgATCATACATTACAATGAAGACTGTGGTTTGGATAGTAATGCACGCCTTAAACTGCGGTTTGGATAATAATGCATGCCTTCAATTTGAAATACTGCAAGATATTAATTTGGGCGCTCAAGCTTTTTCAGTCACTTACCTGCAGCTGCTGCAGCACGTGGCCAAATAGTTTGTTCAATGTCTGATGCATCAATTTCCTCACCCCACATGCAAACCTCACCACCAATGACCAATTGTTGCTGTTTTGTGTCATTGATACCTTTCAGGGGTTCATTCATGTAAAATCCCTCCCATGAGGCATCCAAGTGATCTAGGTACCACTTATCCTGGTTGCTTACTATGCATCTAAGCCCTGCAGCAACCACTTTTGGTGCTACGTCCTCTCCAAGCCTGTTAATTTATGGGCAAATCTGCCAGTTGTTAACTAATGATAGCAGTAAGAAGAACCAGAATGGACTTAGTATGAGTATGGATTTCAATGTAAAATGGTAACTGAATCTAATTCCTTATTTCATAGAATATGTATGACCCTAACgtattatgtgcatgcatgttgcAAACAACTGTAAACTCAAAGGAAAGCATCATATGAAACCAGGAGTCATCGCTCTATCGTTGCGAGCAAAGCCTTCCCAGTGTTACAAATCAATCAGACAGTAAGTAAATACCAGTTATGCACCACGGTTTTACGGTCCAATTTGTCTCCAAAGTTGTTAAACGTTTCTTCCCTGTAAGTGTGAAACGATGTCTGTTAAAATGTTAAGGGTTAGTAAATTCTTGGAGCATATTATATCTGCAAATAGGCATACCAGTTAATGATATCGTAGCCATGTGACAGTGCAATCTTTTGAGATCTTAATACAAAATCTTTGTATGCATCTGATACGTTCATATGGTTATTATTCAACCTGTAAAAGGATTATCTTGAATTAAGTGACTGATACAAGAACACGACCAATTTGTTTTCTACTTTAAAAGGAAATCACCAACACACATCAGGTAAGTTATCAAATTATGAGTTCTCTTATTTGCATAGGAATATACCATCCTTCAATGTGGGGTGTTGAGGTCCAGCAGCCTGAAATTCACAGAAAAGAATGAATGGGTATGATCTATAGATCAACTATTCTCTATTCTATTACTAGGCCACTGTGCTACATCAACTATAGATGCAATGCTTCTGCTTACTTGTGTTGACTTCATCACCGCCTAAGTGGACAAATTTGAACTTAAAAACCTTGCTAAAATCTGAAAGACAACAGAAAGTATGAACTCTGTTAGGGTGTTGTTCAGATATTTACTATTTTCTTCCAATGGTGATTGAATGCAGATAATGTATCCATTTTATGTattctctatttttataaatatctgACTCTTTCAGGACATGCCCACAAACTAATGATCTTTTGAAATAACAAGCTTAGGAGCCACTTCATTTTTGTCGACAAAATCTGTATGATGTACCACCTGAAAGAATGCCATCAATGACTTCAAATGTAAAGTTGTTACTGACATCAAGTGGTTCTCTGCAGCTATCTGATGGCCACAATGATGGGTACCCGACGCCCCTGAAAAGGTATGATTTTCACTATTTCAGCCATGCTTATATTAAACGAATCGCACTTGTGAACTCTAGTGAACTTTCTTGAATGACTTTAATGGATAAACAATGGGTTTTCCCTCCAAATAATTTAATGTTTTCTGGAGCATATGATTTGACAGATTTGTAGTATACATCATTGAACATTTGACCATAATGAAGTTTCTTACCATGAAAGGGCATGGCCAGGAACATCAATCTCAGCCAACACATTTACACCTCGCTTTTCAGCATACCTGccaaaatatgtatatgtattgttAATCTGGGAGAGGTCTGGCTACATAAGTTTTATGAGAACAGAAAGATAGACTgggaggcgggggggggggggggcagacaCATTGAATATGCACTAAAAATATTCAGCGTTTGACTGACAAACTAGCTTGCTTATGTGCGTGCTACAAAACTCTGAAGGTATAGATACCAAAAAATGTGGCTCTGCATCAGTATAGTAAACTTGCAAACTCTTCTGTTTCAGGTTTGAATCCTTCTATTGGACATGTTTCTGATGTTTCCATCGTTTTGAAGGTAATAACCTCCCAGTTTTCAGTGCTAATATAGTATTGGTATTGTAAAATTTCAAACATTTGATAATGAAATAGAACGCACCGTACAATGTCGATAGCATCAGACATTGTGTATCTCTCTGAATAAGAGTATGAACTGTTCCACAATTTGGGGTATGAAGGTATTTCAATGGGAAATGACTGCTCGTCCACGATGTGCCAATGGAGAACATTCTGTGTGATAACATACAATAACAGGAACTTTTTTTAAGGAACATAAACAAATTACACAATAACAGTTCAAGTCTGCTGTAAGCCTGTAACTTATCAGTCAAGCAATTAAAATTAAATGGCCATAAAACCTACCAATTTACTGTAGGTCATTGCATCAATGACTCCTTTGACTATCTTAACAGGTAGGTAATGCCTCGCAGTATCTGCAAGCATATAGGCTTAAGTTAATATTGATACTTTCAGTGCTGTAATGGTCACTCGCTGGATGTCCACATTTACAGCATTGAAGCTTGTGAAAGGTAGAAATAGTGAGTATATCTAACCAATAAGAAGTCCCCGGTAAGGAAATCTGGGTGTGTCAGTAACTATCCAAGGAGCTGAGTTGAGTTCAATTAGCCTTGATGTGAAATCAAAGTAACATAACTGACCAAATGTCTGCATTGATGAAAAGGTTTACCGTTGGACTACAAGATTGGGAGTGTAAAATTTGCTTACACTTATGTATTGCTTGTAAGTGGATGGATCATACGAAGTAGTTACCTGTAAGGCATGAAGTGCTCCAAAAACTGTTTTAGCCTACAAAATATTGCAAGGTGTCATCAATTATTTTTATGAGTTGTATCAAACTATTCGGAGTGACTTGCATCATGAATAAATGGTAAATGTGATTTCATCGCTCCTTTTACTTTCTTTTGCAACCTAACAACATTTCCCATGTCATACAAATTTTACTCATAGATACCTTGTGAGGTGATATTACAGTTCATTGTTGAGTCGATGTTACATGATACTTATTCGCGCAGATCACTTGTGATTTGCTTGTAAGGGGCATATTATACTTTACTTTGTATTTCAGAGACTTCATAAGAAAAGGCCTATCAAGAGGGTTTAGGACAGCATTATGCATGTTACAAGAGATGCTGAAGGCATGCACAGTGCAAGGAGTCTCTGAATTCATCATCAAGAAGAAAAGAATTACAAAAACTATGAGTAAGCTTCTAATGTGTTTTTAGATGATGCTATTATATATTGTTGACAACATAAAACAATGAACTTTTACTAACCTCGATCTGTGCATACAATGGATCTCCTGTTGTTGGAACAGTTAAATTATATGACTCATCTACCCCAAAGTTGAGCTGCAGAAGATGAACAGCAAAGTATTAACAGAAACAAATGTTTCAATCTGTAGATGAACTTGCAGTTCATCAGATCAAGTGAGCAGGTTACCTCATCGTCGGGTGTATGGACAACAATATTTACACAGGTGAGAACCAAAGAACTTGGGTTTCTACCGTCAACAACATGGTTCAGTGTAATCAAATCAACCATCCTCTGGAAGGCGTCCTtcaagattgagttctcgtcaGAATATACGCTTCCCACCATTGACATTGTGATATCCTTTTTGACATAGAGTTTCTGTGTTCCGTGGGAGACCGACTTTGGCATCGGCCACAAGTCGATGTTGTCAGTGGCGATGCAGGATCCAGTTGCCAGAAATGCAAGAAGCAGCCTCAGAACCGGTGCCATCTTTGCAAGGTGATCGGATTGATGTCCTTTTCTATAGGAACATCAATTATCTAGAGAAAAAGAATCAATGGTTTATGAGTTGTGACAAAGAGCCCACAACTACTGCAGGTTGTGCAGTTTCTTCTTGGTAAATCCAAAGAGCCAGCCTCACCTCAGAGAAATTTGTAGTTTTCTTGAGTGAGAAAGGATGGAAAATGCAAGAACAATGTGGGAATCTGCAAGCGCGAGGCAAGTACCTTTTCTCCCTTGCTACATCTGTTTGGAAGAGAACCAATAGGAAAGCTTGTTGAACTCCTATCTTAGGACAGAGACGAGCGACAAGGAGGTATATGAGGAGGAGCACCACCACGACATTGCAATCTTACGTCAAGGAGTGGTTAGATGGAGGGAAGAAAAGGCATGCACAGGTCTGGTGCACTTTGGTGACCCAGAAACAGGTACGGATGGCCAGGCAATCAGCTCACTGATGCTAATTTTGGTAGCTTCACCGCTCCATATAGCCTACATGACCCATGACTGACCAATGGCCGGTGTTTGGCAAAGCAGTATTATATTTTGTGATTAATACGTGCCTAAACGGGCACGTTCTGCCATTCCCTGCTAATACATTTTTGTGCAATAATATGAAGCTATCGATGATTCATAGATTATATATTGCCGTCTATTTTGCAGACTGCGTCTGTTTTTGTTTGTACTGGAGAGATGGCAGGAACGGTAAGGTGCCGCGGTTGTGGTTAGTAAAAAGCGTGACAAGGATCTGGTTGGTAGGTGGATCACAAGTTCTTGCCCGTTCTCACTGCCCACTGAAGCGTCACGGTGCTGCGCTCTTGAGTGAGTCAGCTTTTtggcctccccccccccccacttttGATTATTCCATTTTGATTTTCGAACGCTGTTGGTTAATCTAACGATGGCCCTTGCAGCCAATCTgcttcctttttttaaaaaaaattacaaataaaatTGCAGAAACGAACATGATATCGACCCAGGTAACAAACTGAAGTATCTGGTTGTTTCCCTCGGGTGTTGATGGTTTGGTGCATGAGTTTGCAAAAGTATGAGATATCACATCAGAGCAGGATTGAAGCTCTTTTAGCTCCGTCGTCGTGGAGGTAAGTGTAAAAGTCATTTttaagaccatctctaacagttacctcaaattttcatcttcaaaatactagtacagcatcccctatcactattacagcatcccctatcttTAACACTGTAGTAGTATtgtatcactggatagaggatctgttggagatggatttctagtgctacagtagatCGTAAAGTACTGTAACACTAGAATTTGCAGGTTTGAAGACTCctttggagatggcctaaggaGTTGGTACACATAATTTACGTTCTGGTAGCCTGAAAGATGAAGGATGCGAAAGACATATGTTGTGCGTGACATGGGCGTGGTGGTCCTGGACTCTTTTGCACGCACCACGCACGACGTAAACTTGGGCTGACTGGCTGAGTTACTTAGGACAATCGGCTATCTCATGATCTCATCCGGGGTTCTCTCTCAGGTCTCAGCCCACCTTTGCCGGAGATAATGTGCAACGTCGGAGCTGATCTGGGCCATGCAGCTTTTACTGGACCGGACTACTATTTTTCCCATCACTGATAGGACCTTAGATGCAAACATTGTTGTATGGGCCATTAGCACAGAACAGGATGACACTTGGCAGAATTAGTAAACTACGTTTTTCAATATCGAGTTTGAAATGCGAAGTCCAAAAAGTTTGCCAAACGATCAAAACAGTAGCTGATGGTGATTGGTGAACAGCAGAACTATACCGGACCTTGCTTGACCCAAGTAGTTGTTGAACTTGAACATGTCAAGTCTGCCTAGGTTGGGTTGAGATGTACCCAACCCACCACTACGGGAGTAGTCAAATTTGCTCTCTTGCAGCAATCGCATGTCCAATCCAACAATCATAGGTCTTCGGACTGTTTGTTCAACAAATGTACGAGATATCCCTAGTTTCTACCTGCATTTCTACGGTGGTTAACACTACTAACCCCGTGGTCATTGCTGATAGTCAAAAGATCAATTGTCTTGTAGCCAGTTTTGCCGATGGTGGCAGAAAGCGAGGTAGATGAAACCTAATTACATGAGCCTCCGATCTTGATTTCCAAATGCAACTAGAGAAGTTGGTAAATGGTCAACCAACTAAACAGCTCCAATGGGTGTAGATGTAGAAACGGGATAGCTTTAGTTTGGTTGATCAAGTAGCTTTCGTTATTGATTCTCGAGGCGCCCTTTGGAACTGAGGGCCAAAGTTTCTGCTCATTCACGAAATTAGCAAGGTGGCTCACGTTAATAGTGTAGCTAGTTtcgctgtaatattttatcatgataatattttattaaaaattaatctaTTTAGATTTTTATGAGTTTAATGTCATTTAGTTATAAAACGCATAACATtgtaatagataaaaaaaattatgttactgaaagagaaaattatttatgctttaAACTTGTACTCGATTCGTATACGTTTTGATCAACTGCTAAAATCGTACGTCAGGTGTAAGCAACccaaccaaaatcaaaatagtTTTGTCTTGCCTGCTTGTTATACCTTACCTACTTCATGCTTGATACGACGACCTTGAACTACATGATACTTTTTaatctattattttaataagaattttgatttttttcattatttttattatgaattttggttattaattaattatatttacatggactctttatttaggtatttgatttttataataatttgattttttttcctaagaCTATTTGATATGCatcattcttttttctattttaatcccagttttaatttttattttattttattttatttggactcttttttttatagatattttgcttcccaaaccgtatgaaaatcgaacagctaatttttcataatatttAATCCAAATCTAGCTAttttaatcgtatttgatatgtaCTCTATGGCTTAATGTAGACagttagatgtttataataatTAGTGGTCtcgattcttttcttttttcaattaatatggtaattttatgaTCTTAAAAGCGAATATGATGTCTCCTTTTAATACTTAAATAATGATATAATAGATGTCTTGAAATGGCTTCGTTTCTTGATTTTTAGCGTTTAGCCACTTCCAAACATCACATGTCAAAATTAGCCATTCTTTGTGAATTTT
This region includes:
- the LOC133910192 gene encoding TPR repeat-containing protein ZIP4-like, with translation MKISELSPEYRQPPPHAGLLTDLNRVVDDVEAFDTSDSSAEKLAADLRRLLTSLASAASSSSSPLTAAFRLKVWNLGFRLWNACVDRANSTALARGPAARVAEAEIRQAAPELLLLAGLPDVPNAAAKAASLFHRTGLVWLDLGRADLASACFEKATPLVSAAETREDRTVLLDLNLARARTASGAGEHALSVALLSRSKPLAVASPEGVKALAKEYLLIGKAALATKPSDPALDASSLLTEALDLCEKAAASPSCGTPTTPNLQAIKDQCLRFLAVERLQADDYEGTLRCIGVSRTSLGLGEEHPSIEFMALRACLGSGNLAEAGRELERLMANAEAPDSVCVSAAELYLANAGPEAALKVLAALAARCRGEGAAAAAAVRVVKKVAEGAGRGTGRARAIAELASDERVVALFDGPANAHERGTIHALLWTCATEHFHAKNYETSADLIERSMLYVSRDEESRSRRADCFRVLCLCHLALRHLDRAQEFIIEAEKVEPNIHCGFLKFKILLQKEEEDEAIKLMKIMVGYVDFNPHFLTLSIHEAIACKSVRVAVASLTFLLGLYSSGKPMPMTEAAVLRNLIALLLREPASEAEILKYSRHAKLRMAELGVEAFFGKGTVGLRELNWFAVNTWNMAIRVANEKKYDYCAEFFELAAEFLGSSNVEDDANRLLVCKSLILSVSGMLHAEELNKSPLSDSDIKKGVEMLSRAGKLLPSTWPPVLVSSDHLEDNNFLFLHTLKFYQLLDRMDTRAHPQQLQLVKNFVASKACTPGHLLKLGDIASQGTQPNLLVAEFSLKASITTALASHSPNYGVISAALRKLVYLAGFQDCNGDAAYDVFRQAFQIVVGLRDGEYPFEEGKWLAVTAWNKSFLAVRLGQHSVARKWMKMSLDLARHLESMKQNITAMEEYIEHFQKIYGKELDECSQQDGAPSTSMSGSASQPVLV
- the LOC133910193 gene encoding beta-hexosaminidase 3-like is translated as MAPVLRLLLAFLATGSCIATDNIDLWPMPKSVSHGTQKLYVKKDITMSMVGSVYSDENSILKDAFQRMVDLITLNHVVDGRNPSSLVLTCVNIVVHTPDDELNFGVDESYNLTVPTTGDPLYAQIEAKTVFGALHALQTFGQLCYFDFTSRLIELNSAPWIVTDTPRFPYRGLLIDTARHYLPVKIVKGVIDAMTYSKLNVLHWHIVDEQSFPIEIPSYPKLWNSSYSYSERYTMSDAIDIVRYAEKRGVNVLAEIDVPGHALSWGVGYPSLWPSDSCREPLDVSNNFTFEVIDGILSDFSKVFKFKFVHLGGDEVNTSCWTSTPHIEGWLNNNHMNVSDAYKDFVLRSQKIALSHGYDIINWEETFNNFGDKLDRKTVVHNWLGEDVAPKVVAAGLRCIVSNQDKWYLDHLDASWEGFYMNEPLKGINDTKQQQLVIGGEVCMWGEEIDASDIEQTIWPRAAAAAERLWTQTGKLAKDPRSVTSRLARFRCLLNQRGVAAAPLAGYGRASPSEPGPCVRQ